In Lagenorhynchus albirostris chromosome 1, mLagAlb1.1, whole genome shotgun sequence, the sequence AATTTAGAGCCTTGAACCTCATTTTGCAAAATCTCCATTAGAATTTAGTATAGCTATTCCACACCTCAGTCCTTGAGATACTTATAGGCATCATCACAGCCCTCCCTTGGTCCCCCACACACTTGCTTCAGTAGGGCACTTCATCACAATCAACGTGAGTAGTAATTTAATTAATTGTGGTGTTACTATGTGCCCATTCCCCATTCAAAaggagttcagggcttccctggtggtgcagtggttgagagtccgcctgccaatgcaggggacatgggttcatgccccggtccgggaagatcccacatgccgcagagcggctgggcctgtgagccatggccgctgagcctgcgtgtccggagcctgtgctccacaatgggagaggccacaacagtgagaggcccgcgtaccgcccaaaaaaaaaaaaaaaaagcggttcAGTGTTGTGTTAAGGCCATGAACATACCCAAGCCAATCCCAGAGTCCCATCTTGTCTGTCTCTCTTGGCAGCACTCTTGGTACCAAGTCCTGTATCCGTCAAGATCTAGTTCAGAAAAGAGAAACCCACCAAGAGCAATTACTATAGGGAATTCTTGAAAAGGTAATAGAggactgaaaagggaaaaaaggggaCACTGAGGTACACAGAAGTATGAGTTGCCAGAAGGAGTTCTACCCATAAGATTGGGGGAACAAAGGGAAGAGGTTGGGGTTATCATAACCTAGAAGCTGTCACAATGGGCCTCATATGTCTGGACCTGGAGTGTAGAAGATAGGGCATTACAAGCCCAGGTGATGCTGGTAATTTTGGAACTCAGAAAAGGGGTTTTGTGGAGTTGATAGCTGTACCTACTATAAGGTAATGCTGAGCTGGTGCTGGTTCCTTAAGGACTTGGAAAAAGGTCCTCTAAAACTCTGACTCAGATATCAGAGAAGGGGTGTGTGCTCTTTTATGGGGCTTGTATCAAGGAGATTTGTGGTATAGCCAGGGAACATCTGAGAAAGAGACACTGGCTGGCTGGTGTGGGTTGCCCAGGGTACTGGAAGATGGCTCTGTACATCTGGTTTTCAGACTTCTGAGGAGGGGGCACTGTCCCCTGGGTACCTTTGATAGGGCTTGATGGAGCTGGTTCTGGGAATGTGGTAACTGACTCTTGCCACCAGAGCAAGATCCCATTGCAGGTGGTGGTCACTGAAAGTAACAGCAGGCAAACAGGTAGAGCCCCATGTCCTTTCGTTTTGCCTTTTATTCTCCCTCTCATGCCCTTCTTGACAAAACTCTTCAGGAAGCCAGCTAGAAATGGGGTAATATAATGTGCAGATTCCCATCTTCAGCTACATAGACAAAGTATAAATTTtagttttgggggcttccctggaggcgcagtggttgagagtccgcctgccgatgcaggggacacgggttcgtgccccagtccaggaagatcccacatgccacggagtagctaggcccgtgagtcatggccgctgagccttcgcgtctggagcctgtgctccgcagcgggaaaggccacaacagtgggaggcccgcctaccgcaaaaaaaaaaaaaaaaaaaaaaaaaatttagttttggTGTTCAGAAAATAATTGATAATCAGCGTAAGATGTGTCAGCAGAATGCTGCTGTAGCTTCTGTGGTGACAGGTAATAGCAGGTGATACTGATCTGTGTGAAGCTCTCtgatgttttctgttgttttatttagttgtggctcactaaattgatttcatgacccTGAATGGTTTGTGACCTAAGTTTTTGAAACACTGAAATAGCTGTGACTAAGAGTGTGTGGAGACAAGGTAAAATAGGGGTTTTGGGGAGTTTGAAATAGCTGCTGGAAATAGAAGAGTTAATTACTGATACAGAAGAAGATTCTTACACTGCTTGAAGTACAGGTAATGCTAGAGAGGAAGGGCTTTTGTGTGACACCAGTTCACGTAATTAATGGTAATGTGATGGTCCTTCAGGACTTGTCTTTGGAATAGTGCAATAGTGACAAAGACTGGTATGACTCAAAGATTCTTGGCAATGAAATTTTCTATTATTACCACATATTTCTGATGAAGCTTAATATAggttattttcctctttataatGCTTTAATAATCCTCTTCCAACTCACACATTTCCATCTTAATACTCCCAAATCTGTAGCCAGGGATATCATGAAGAGAGACATGGAAAGGAAATCTGGTCACTAGGATTTCACCTATATCAGAGGTGCTTTCCCTAAGAGGTTTCATCTAGTATTCTTGGCTTCCAGTATTCATACATTAGTTCTGGAAAAGTATCCAGGAGTGTACAGGTGTTTTTGACATCATAATGCTGAGGATATTTCTTACGCTCTCTACTACTGAACCCATTTGTGTCCTTATTTAGAATATTCGGCCACCAatatgtgttcaaatgtgtctccaattttttttaacttttgtttttaaatattaagcaaattattgatacttttaaattttatttatttatttatctgtctgtgttgggtctttgttgctgctcatgggctttgtctagttgcagtgagcaggggctactctttgttgcgagtttgcgggcttctcgttgcagtggcttctcttgttgtgaagcacaggctctaggcacatgggcttcagtagttgtggttcacgggctcagtagttgtggcttgtggactctagagcacaggctcagtagttgtggcacacgggcttagttgctccatggcatgtgggatcttcccagaccagggatcgaacctgtgtcccctgcattggcaggtggactcttaaccactgcatcaccagggaagcacaaATTATTGATACTTTCAactgaaaatcagaaaatgaGTAAATTAGCTTTTACCTGaggtaaaatttatgtttttaacagGTATGAAGAAAGTCCATTCAAATTGTAGTCTTTGAACATTTTAGTGAACTGATTCTAGTTTTAAATTCTTCAGTCCAGCTTTCTCTAGAGAATTCAGCTAACTCACCAGCCATGTAAAATATAGAATGGAATCTGTATTTACACAGCCAAGATGAGTCTCTAATGATTCAGAACATGATGCAGCTGGGCTGGGTGGAGAGAAGGCTGCTGCTTCCATGCTGTGATTGGAGGCAATGGGGCTGTGCCCAAATAGCAGCCCCTTTCCCTATTACACCGTCAGTATGGATGCCTTCCTTTGAATGTACAGGGATTTTCTGCAGGTAAGAatgcattataaaataaaaatttgtcttGATTGGAGGAGTCTCACAAAACTAATGAGTCCATTAAGTGAGGCTTAGTTTGACTGCTAACCTCAAACAGAAATGGGGGCTAGATAAGATGTCtgtagaagagaaggaaagatggatCAAACTGTCTGAATAAAGGGATAAAAAAAATGGTGAGCTTTGGATGGGCTGTCTACATGCTTACTGAAGCTAGCAGAGTATCAGTAGATTTTTGGGTAGAGGAGAAATTGGGAGTCAGATGTCAATCTTTTTAGTAGGGAAAATGTCATGCCAGTGTACATGTTTAGAGAACAGTATATAATGAATCTTTATCAGGTTCAATAATTACCAACCTATGATGcatttccttcatctctttccCAGGTAACCtgctcttcccccaccccttgcccTTACTTATATATGAAACAATCTCAGGAATTTTATTGATTCAAGCCTTGTCCCAATTGAAAtcaccttcttctctctctccagccccccaccctccctgccccaacCACCCCATCCTagctcttctttctgttttcactttcagCACTGAAGCTCTGATGGTTCACCTCTTCCAGGACATAGATCCATAAAGGTCAGCCCTGCACCCTGAACAGCTCAGAGGGAGGAGCCAGACCAGTAGCGCCTGATGCCCTGCCCTCTTCAGCCCTAAACAGATGCCTCCATAATGGCAGTGGGTGAGGCCCTGGTGCACATCAGAGCCACTCTTCTGCTGCTCTCATTTGGGGTGTCTTTGTTCATTTCTGACCACTCTCAGGCCAGGGCCTCCCAGCACTTCTCCTCTCCAGAACTGGTGATCCCCTTGAAGGTGACTGGCAGGGGCAGAAATGCAAAGGCTCCGGGCTGGCTCTCCTACAGCCTGCGGTTTGGGGGCCAGAGACACATTGCCCACATGAGGGTCAAGAAGTTCTTGGTTTCCAGATACCTCCCAGTGTTCACCTACACAGACCAGCGTGCCCTCCGCCAGGATCAGCCTTTTGTTCCTGATGACTGCTACTATCATGGTTATGTGGAGGGGGTTCCCAAGTCCCTGGTTGCCCTCAGTACTTGTTCTGGAGGTTTTCGAGGAATACTACAGATAAATGATCTTGCTTATGAAATTGAACCAGTTAGGTTTTCTGCCACATTTGAACACTGGGTGTATAAGATAGACAGTGATGATACACAGTTCCCACCTATGAGATGTGGGTTAACAGAAGAGGATATAGCACGCCAACTGGAGTTGCAAGAGTTGCATAATTTCACTCTGATGCAAAGTTCTTACACAGGCTGGTGGACCCACTTGCGTTTTCTTGAGTTGGTAGTGGTTGTGGACAATCTTCGATTCGTTCACTCGGAAAGTAATGTGTCAGTAGTGCAGCGTGAAATACTTGATGTTGTCAATATAATAGGTAGCTTGTATCACTCTTTGGAACTTGTTGTAATTTTAACTGGGCTTGAAGTCTGGACTAAAGGAAACCCAGTTCCCATCGATAACATAGATAAGCTTTTGGAGGATTTTTCTGTTTGGAAGTATTTTAGCCTTGATCACCGACTGTCACATGATGCGGCCCATCTTTTCATAAAGAAATCGTTTGGCATAACGCTTGGACTTGCCTATGTTGGTGGAATATGCCAGCGTCCTTTTAATAGTGGAGTTAATGTTTTTGAAGACGAGAGTCTGTATGCTTTTGCAATTGTTGTGACCCATGAACTTGGTCATAATTTAGGTATGCAGCATGATACtgaatggtgtgtgtgtgaactTCAGTGGTGCATAATGTTTCCTGCCAGAGAGGTGACAAATAAATTCAGCAACTGCAGTTATGCCGAGTATTGGGACAATCTTATCAGTAATGGATTATGTCTTTACTCTCCTCCACATCCAGGGAATATCTTTAGGCTGAAGTATTGTGGGAACCTAGTGGTTGAAGAAGGAGAGGAGTGTGACTGTGGAACCATAGAGCAGTGCAAAAATGATCCCTGCTGTCTGTTGAATTGCACTCTGAAGCCTGGAGCTGCTTGTGCTTTCGGGCTTTGTTGTAAAGACTGCAAGGTCATGTCATCAGGGACTTTGTGCAGAAAACAGGTCAGTGAATGTGACCTTCCAGAGTGGTGCAATGGGACATCCCATCAGTGCCCAGAAGATGTATATGTGCAGGATGGGATTCCCTGTAGTGATGGTGCCTACTGCTATCAAAAGAGCTGTAATAACCATGATGAACAGTGCAGGGAGATATTTGGCAAAGATGCAAGGAGTGCACCTCAGAGTTGCTACAAAGAAATCAACACCCAAGGAAATCGATTTGGTCACTGTGGTATCAAAGACACACAGTACGTAAAATGTGCATCCCCTGATATCCTGTGTGGGAGAGTTCAGTGTGAAAATGTGGGAGTAATTCCTAATCTGATAGAACATTCCACAGTGCATCAGCTTCACTTCAATGACACCACTTGTTGGGGCACTGATTATCATATAGGGATGTCCATATCTGATATCGGTCAAGTGAAAGACGGCACAATGTGTGGTCCAGGAAAGATATGTATCCGCAACAAGTGTGTCAGTATGGTTCGTGTACCACAAGCCTGTCAGCCTGAGACCTGCCATATGAAGGGGATCTGCAATAATAAACAGCAATGCCACTGCAATCCTGGATGGGCACCTCCCTACTGTGAACAGCAAGGCAATGGAGGTAGTAATAGTAGTGGCCCACCTTTTAATCCCCAAGCAGAAGAGACAGGActgaaggagaagggaaaacagCCATTATTGTGGCTTATTCCtttgacttgtttatttttacgTTGCATCTTTGTGCTTTATGAGAAACATAAAAAGGAGGAGGCAGAAACGATGGAAGAAAAAGAGACTGAGGAGGAAGAAGGTGACTAAGGctcctgcttcatttttttttaaatctctggtttttcttttaatagtagAGAAGTATTAGGGCATGTCTGACtgtttcaagaaaaatttaaGGATCCCTCATGTCAGAATCATAAGCATTAATATTTCACTGAAGGATTCCTAGCATGTTCTTACTTACTCTTCAGTGTGTTAAGCAAtattaaaagttcattttttttcctggaagtcATCTCTTTATGTTTCCTGAGCAAAGGCATGGCAAAGTCACATTTTTAAGCTAATGTCTCATCAGTTGTAAACCTCCTCCCACCTTTGTATTCTTAAAATGTAATGTCCAGGATGTGCCGCTACATACCCCGTTGCTGCTTTGCCAGCTCTTTTCCAGGTAGCTGTGCCAAAAGGGGGCAGTAGAAGTAGCCTGGAATGGTGGATGAAGGGAGCAGGGAGTTTACTTTCTTGTGTGCTAAAAGTTACTCTGTCATTTTGGTAGCCACATTTGGCTTCGGATTGCAGTTTTGTTGACCCTGTTAGAACTACCCTCATTCTTCATTAGAAGTACCAGCACCAGATGACCACTGATACTTTCAGAGATCAGAGTTGCAGCTCTGGGGTTAGCAGTGTGGTCCTCCTCTGAGTTGCTGAAGCACCAGCATCAGCTAGTCACTTGCTCTCCTTAGAGGTCTTGGTGCCTGCTCTGCAGGGGGCCTCCTTAAATCACCAGTACTTGAATGAACCCAACCTCTTTCCTTTGTTCCCTTGGCCCTAGGACATCTAGGTGCTTTCAGTAGTTACTTCATTATGATAGTTTGAGTTCTCCAGTAGCAGACACTGAATTAAAGGTTAGAGAGAAAGGTTGATGAAGTCAGTTGTGCAGATGAGAAATAGCCTTGGCCATTTTACATTTCAGCCTTGGCCAACCTGGCAGCAAGCTCTAGGATGAATATTGCCTGACAGACTAGTCTTGAATTGGTCCAAAATGGCCTGGTCTTCATTCCCTCCTCTTGCTTATTCACTGGATGTGAGTGCCCTGGGAAGGGTAAGAGCTTGGCCGTGCACCTCCCAGCAACTGAGACTGCCCCCAAAGAGCTAACATCTGGAGGCTCTATGCTGATCATAATCCCAGCAGCTGGTCAGCAAGACTTTCCTGGGAGGAGGATGAAGGTGGCTCATTGGGAAATTCCACAGTCTGGTCTTTGCATTGCTCTGATCAacttttctttatatgttctggaaaCAGCTCTTCCAGGATTCTGGCAGGCATCTCTGCCTGTGGGGAACCATAGAAGAGGGAGGTTAGTGGGATGAAGCAGAGACCCTAGTACTGTGTTTGGTTCTGGGGCTAAAGTTGATACTGTCTCTCCACTATCTGTTCTAGTTTCCCTCATCTCTAGATAGCATTCTGATGACTTGGGTTGGATGTTAACCCTGTGTTATTACCCAGGCCCTTATCTTTAAAGCACCCGAGTGCCTGGTCACCATGTCTTTCTCAGGCTCGGATTGCTGAATCTATCCATTTATAGTAGCAATAGAGCTAGAAAATACAAAGAGGCACCTAAGGAGATCACCTGGGTTCCACACATATGCCCTACCTCCTCTCAATGATTAGGCTCCAGTATGCCTGTCAAGACTGTGACACCTCTTCTTGCTACTGCAGGGACACAGGGAGCCCCAAATGCCCAGGTGGGACTCCAGCTTTGTCCCACTGTGAAAGTATGACCCATTTGGTGACCCTGCAGAGCCTAGAGTTGCAGGGGACAGGAGGTACGAACCACCTCAGTGAGTCATAGGTAGTGATGGTAAGTGGTGCCACttctccttccagcccctggtTCCCACCCATGTAGAGGCCTCTGGTTTAGTGTGTACAACCCATCATGGAATGGTACTTGTATTAGGGTtcagcagagaaacagaaccaacaggatatggtgatttatatatttatcctTTCCCCAGAAGAGGAAGTAAAGCCCTCAGGGATGTTTGTTCTTCCTGATATCCGGTAACTTAAATACTATGATGTGAAATTAATAATGAGATACTATGATATAAATTCAATATGTCTTATGCTACATGTTAAGGGAATAAGAGGAaataacaaggaaaaagaaaggaaagaaaacaaacaggaaatatGAATGCAAAtgtattcatataaaaataagaacatacTCGCAACGTATTACAGTCCTTGTTTCTATAACTGGTCACATGGTTGTAGCTGGTATTTATGACCATCTTCTTTTACCACCCACTCTGTTCCCTTTGCCTTCAGCAAGTACTTCATCTAATCATTGTTCTTTACCTGGTGGGGTGATCCAAACCTTTATTCCTGAAGGGTCTGGGCCAATGCTGGATTGGGTTGTTATAGTTTTCCATTGACCTTAATAACAGGGCATGGTAATACTGAGACACCCTAAGCTATTTCCTGTGTTCCAGACCTACTCTTCCTTACCTTTACTGTGGAGAAGTAGTCCAATTTCCCCTGGGTAATCAGGATCAATCACCCCAGCCATCACCATAGTTCCATTCGTTGCCTATTGATTCAGAGGCATGAGGAGCCCAAACTGGCCAGGTggcagtctttttttcttttcttttctttttaaacatctttattggagtataattgctttacaatggtgtgttagtttctgatttgtaacaaagtgaatcagttatacatatacatatatatccatatctcctccctcttgcatctccctcccaccctcactatcccactcctctaggtagacacaaagcatcgagctgatctccctgtgctatgtggctgcttcccactagctatctattttacatttggtagtgtatatatgtccacgccactctctcactgcgttccagcttacccttccccctccccatgtcctcaagtccattctctatgtctgcgtctttattcctatcctgcccctaggttcttcagagacttcttctttttttttttagattccatatatatgtgttagcatacggtatgtgtttttctctttctgacttacttcactctgtatgacaggctctaggtccatccacctcactacaagtaactcaatttcgtttctttttatggctgagtaatattccattgtatatatgtgccacatcttctttatccattcatccgatgatggacacttaggttgcttccatgtcctggctattgtaaatagagctgcaatgaacattgtggtacatgactcttttctaattatggttttctcagggtatatgcccagtagtgggattgctgggttgtatggtagttctatttgtagttttttaaggaacgtccatactgttctccatagtggctgtatcaatttacattcccaccagcagtgcaagagtgttcccttttcccacaccctctccagcatttattgtttgtagatgttttgatgatggcagATGGCAGTCTTAACTTCCAGTTAATAGAATCATTGTTGTGTCTCCTGGTGGAAGCATTCCTCCCTCTAGGACTAAGACCTCTAGGCCAGCAAAGAGTAAAGTCatggaaacaggaaacaaaaacttTGCTAGTGGGTCACTAAGGTTAATAATGAGTGgtgttgggctttcctggtggcgcagtggtggagaatctgcctgctaatgcaggggacacgggttcgagccctggtctgggaagatcccacatgctgcggagcaactaggcccatgagccacaactactgagcctgggcatctggagcctgtgctcctcaacaagagaggccacgatagtgagaggcccgcgcaccgcgatgaagagtggcctccactcaacgcaactagagaaagccctcacacagaaacgaagacccaacacagccaaaaataaataaataaataaaatttaaaaaataaaaaataatgaatggtGTCAATTCCATTTCCACCTTGATTCCTGGACTCATGAATCCTGGGTTTGGGAGAAACAGCACCATATATTGGACGTTGATTCAGGGCATATACAGCATTCTGGAGACCCTTGCTCCAGCCCTGTAAGGTATGGCCACCTAGCTGGCACTATAACTGAGTCTTCAAAAGgccattccaccattctgtcaaGACAACTGCTTCAGGATGGTGGGGAACATGGTAAGACCAGTGAATTCTATAAGCATGGACCaattgccacttttttttttcctatgaagtGAGTTCCTTGATCAGAAGCAATGCTGTGTGGAATACCATGGTGGTGGATAAGGCATTCTGTAAGTCCATGGTTGGTATCTTTGGCAGAAGCATTGGGTGCAGGGAGGGAAAATTACATCCAGAGTGTCTACTCCAGTAAGAATAAAATGCTTCCCCTTCTGTACAGGAAGCAGTCCAGTGTAATGAACCCTCTTCTGGCATGCACCCACCAGGTAGCTGTCTGATCACTGCAGGAAATGTTGCCATATTTGGGGCTCAGTGTTGGTCTCTGCCACTGAAGATTGGGCAGTTATTGGTGGCCGTAGCTTGGTCATCCTTGGTGAGTGGATGTCCATGTTGCAAAGCCCATGTATAACTGCCAACCCTGCCCTGCCACCATGGCCAGTTTGTTAATGAGCCCATTGGGTGATGACGGGTGGCTGGGGAAAGAGGCTGACTGGTATCAACAGAATGGGTCATCCTGTCCACTCGGTTATTAAAATCCTCTGCTGATGTAAGCTTTTGGTGAGCATTCACATGGGACACAAATATCTTCATGTTTTTTGACCATTCAGAGAGGTCTATCCACATACCTCTTTCCCATATTTCTTTGTCACCAAT encodes:
- the LOC132514800 gene encoding disintegrin and metalloproteinase domain-containing protein 20-like, which gives rise to MAVGEALVHIRATLLLLSFGVSLFISDHSQARASQHFSSPELVIPLKVTGRGRNAKAPGWLSYSLRFGGQRHIAHMRVKKFLVSRYLPVFTYTDQRALRQDQPFVPDDCYYHGYVEGVPKSLVALSTCSGGFRGILQINDLAYEIEPVRFSATFEHWVYKIDSDDTQFPPMRCGLTEEDIARQLELQELHNFTLMQSSYTGWWTHLRFLELVVVVDNLRFVHSESNVSVVQREILDVVNIIGSLYHSLELVVILTGLEVWTKGNPVPIDNIDKLLEDFSVWKYFSLDHRLSHDAAHLFIKKSFGITLGLAYVGGICQRPFNSGVNVFEDESLYAFAIVVTHELGHNLGMQHDTEWCVCELQWCIMFPAREVTNKFSNCSYAEYWDNLISNGLCLYSPPHPGNIFRLKYCGNLVVEEGEECDCGTIEQCKNDPCCLLNCTLKPGAACAFGLCCKDCKVMSSGTLCRKQVSECDLPEWCNGTSHQCPEDVYVQDGIPCSDGAYCYQKSCNNHDEQCREIFGKDARSAPQSCYKEINTQGNRFGHCGIKDTQYVKCASPDILCGRVQCENVGVIPNLIEHSTVHQLHFNDTTCWGTDYHIGMSISDIGQVKDGTMCGPGKICIRNKCVSMVRVPQACQPETCHMKGICNNKQQCHCNPGWAPPYCEQQGNGGSNSSGPPFNPQAEETGLKEKGKQPLLWLIPLTCLFLRCIFVLYEKHKKEEAETMEEKETEEEEGD